One window of the Pedobacter ginsengisoli genome contains the following:
- a CDS encoding GyrI-like domain-containing protein → MKIQIQSFHIIGLAVRTSNEGGRAEKDIPALWSQFFGDGVLAKIPNRHDDTLYCIYTDYEKDHTLPYTTILGCRVDNLEEIPEGMTGLTIEDGQYQQYPLKGNLNDGLVYNKWKEIWQSPLERLFSADFEVYDHRSTDPSNAEVDIFISLR, encoded by the coding sequence ATGAAAATACAGATACAAAGTTTCCATATAATTGGCCTGGCCGTACGCACCAGCAACGAGGGCGGCAGGGCCGAGAAAGATATTCCGGCATTATGGAGCCAGTTCTTTGGTGATGGCGTCCTTGCAAAAATCCCCAACAGGCATGATGATACCCTTTATTGTATCTACACCGATTACGAGAAAGACCATACCCTCCCCTACACGACTATCCTGGGCTGCAGGGTCGACAACCTCGAGGAAATTCCCGAGGGAATGACTGGACTGACGATTGAAGATGGCCAGTACCAACAGTATCCATTGAAGGGTAACTTGAACGATGGACTGGTTTATAACAAATGGAAGGAAATCTGGCAGTCGCCCTTGGAAAGATTGTTTTCGGCAGACTTTGAGGTCTATGACCATAGAAGCACCGATCCCAGTAATGCAGAGGTCGATATCTTTATTTCTCTTCGTTAG